In Desulfoplanes formicivorans, a genomic segment contains:
- a CDS encoding F0F1 ATP synthase subunit A, protein MNITPDLTIFWQYGFIKVNETMVGTWIVMALLGVLAGWTGQRIARGKPASFWRSGLEVIVVFVREIIEDTTHHKVDAILVFAGSIFLFVATANILSVIPGYTAPTGSLSTTAALALCVFVAVPWFGISQVGIGNYLSNYLHPTWVMLPFNIIGELSRTLALAVRLFGNMMSGTMIGAILLLVIPLVFPVLMQLLGLLTGVIQAYIFAVLAIVYIASGMETQQSTSNPQPQTTPNTQTDNQELKHHL, encoded by the coding sequence ATGAACATCACCCCGGATCTGACCATCTTCTGGCAATACGGGTTCATCAAGGTCAACGAGACCATGGTGGGCACATGGATCGTCATGGCCCTTCTGGGGGTGCTTGCCGGGTGGACGGGCCAACGCATTGCCCGGGGCAAACCCGCTTCCTTCTGGCGCAGCGGCCTGGAAGTCATTGTTGTTTTCGTGCGCGAGATCATTGAAGACACCACCCACCACAAGGTGGATGCCATTCTGGTTTTCGCCGGTTCCATTTTTCTGTTCGTGGCCACGGCCAACATCCTCTCGGTCATTCCGGGATACACCGCGCCCACAGGGTCGCTGTCCACCACGGCGGCCCTGGCCCTGTGCGTGTTCGTGGCCGTGCCGTGGTTCGGAATCTCCCAGGTGGGCATTGGCAACTACCTGTCCAACTATCTCCATCCCACCTGGGTCATGCTCCCCTTCAACATCATCGGCGAGCTTTCCCGGACCCTGGCCCTGGCGGTCCGTCTTTTTGGCAACATGATGAGCGGCACCATGATCGGGGCGATTCTACTTCTGGTCATCCCGCTGGTCTTTCCGGTCCTCATGCAGCTTCTGGGGCTGCTCACCGGGGTGATCCAGGCCTATATCTTTGCTGTCCTGGCCATTGTGTACATTGCCTCGGGCATGGAAACCCAGCAATCCACGTCCAACCCGCAACCTCAAACAACCCCAAACACACAAACTGACAACCAGGAACTGAAACACCACCTGTAA
- a CDS encoding F0F1 ATP synthase subunit C, with protein sequence MSDLALIGMASALASGLCIAIGSIGSAIGEGRALAQALASLAQQPDEGNTITRILFVGMAMVESTAIYCFVVSMILLFANPFWNYLLSQVK encoded by the coding sequence ATGAGTGATCTTGCACTGATAGGCATGGCCTCGGCCCTGGCATCGGGCCTGTGTATCGCCATCGGTTCCATCGGCTCAGCCATTGGCGAAGGCCGGGCACTGGCCCAGGCCCTGGCTTCCCTGGCCCAGCAACCCGACGAAGGCAACACCATCACCCGCATCCTGTTCGTGGGCATGGCCATGGTGGAATCCACGGCCATCTATTGCTTTGTGGTCTCCATGATTCTGCTTTTTGCCAACCCCTTCTGGAATTACCTGCTTTCCCAGGTGAAGTAG
- a CDS encoding F0F1 ATP synthase subunit B family protein has protein sequence MLIDPFTVFVQVLNFLILVLILKRFLFRPITRAMAQREERLARELDEAQKAKEKAEQHLADIKARNARLKDEEARMLQEIKTRAATLEKELTASVKAAVRAREHAFIQSFEREKRRRIETLQQEMATQLFTVANTALHDLAGISLHASMVAHFLDMLEQDPGAHKDRFPNLFTGQDTLTVSTPFELTGETTNRLRAILDRDFGFSGRIVSHLDPGLLAGVSLSGNGHRLDWTIHRYLEDLKTGLLEQES, from the coding sequence GTGCTCATTGATCCCTTTACCGTTTTCGTCCAGGTGCTCAATTTCCTGATCCTGGTCCTGATCCTGAAACGCTTTTTGTTTCGTCCCATCACCCGGGCCATGGCCCAACGGGAGGAACGCCTGGCCAGGGAACTGGACGAAGCCCAAAAGGCCAAGGAAAAAGCCGAACAGCATCTTGCGGACATCAAGGCCCGCAACGCCCGACTCAAGGACGAGGAAGCCCGGATGCTCCAGGAGATCAAAACCCGGGCAGCAACCCTGGAAAAAGAGCTCACCGCCTCGGTCAAGGCCGCGGTCAGGGCCAGGGAGCACGCCTTTATCCAATCCTTTGAACGGGAAAAACGCCGCCGGATCGAAACGCTGCAACAGGAAATGGCCACCCAGCTTTTCACTGTGGCCAACACGGCCCTGCACGATCTGGCGGGCATCTCCCTGCACGCATCCATGGTTGCCCATTTTCTGGACATGCTCGAACAGGATCCCGGAGCCCACAAGGACCGCTTCCCCAACCTCTTTACCGGCCAGGACACCCTGACCGTGAGCACGCCCTTTGAGCTGACAGGGGAAACCACCAACCGGCTGCGCGCCATCCTGGACAGGGACTTCGGGTTCAGCGGCAGGATCGTGTCTCACCTTGATCCCGGACTTCTGGCCGGGGTTTCCCTGAGCGGCAACGGCCACCGTTTGGACTGGACCATCCACCGCTATCTCGAGGATCTGAAAACCGGTCTTCTGGAGCAGGAATCGTGA
- a CDS encoding alternate F1F0 ATPase, F1 subunit alpha, giving the protein MTPDNYDTHFQTSIQTTRDSVNKALEAARPTLDPREVGRVTTVGRGVAMVTGLSGVRSEELLVFPGDLYGMALNVDKDGAGVVLLGDYGHLGAGQEVRRTRRVVDVPVGNELLGRVIAPTGFPLDDLGPVVTTDRLPIEREAPPIMHRDPVTTPLETGIKSVDALIPIGRGQRELILGDRQTGKTSIAVDTIINQKDKDVLCVYCAIGQRAAGTATVIHDLREHGAMEYTTVVVVDGDDPPGLQFIAPYAATSIAEHFMEQGHDVLIVYDDLTRHAQAYRELSLLLERPPGREAFPGDIFYVHSRLLERSTHLRKEYGGGSLTGLPIIETEAQNISAYIPTNLISITDGQIYLSPDLFQKGVLPAVDVGKSVSRVGGKTQYPAFRSVAGQLRLSYSQFEELEAFSRFGTRLDDATMATIEHGRRVREVLKQKPFSPLSSAEQIAVLLAVSGNLLDTVPLEDIPAMETRIREFMPQLPEISAAIQDNTPLSSDQQGTLLARMAEHLGIQPPDLPTT; this is encoded by the coding sequence GTGACACCAGACAACTATGACACCCATTTTCAGACGAGCATCCAGACAACGCGCGACAGCGTGAACAAGGCCCTTGAGGCGGCCCGGCCCACCCTTGATCCCAGGGAGGTGGGCCGCGTGACCACGGTTGGCCGCGGTGTGGCCATGGTCACGGGACTGTCGGGCGTCCGTTCCGAAGAGCTGCTCGTTTTTCCCGGCGATCTCTACGGTATGGCCCTGAATGTGGACAAGGACGGTGCAGGAGTGGTTCTTCTGGGAGATTACGGCCATCTCGGAGCGGGCCAGGAAGTCAGACGCACCCGCCGGGTGGTGGATGTTCCCGTGGGCAACGAACTGCTGGGCCGGGTCATTGCCCCGACAGGATTTCCCCTGGACGACCTGGGACCGGTTGTCACCACCGACCGGCTGCCCATTGAGCGGGAAGCACCCCCCATCATGCACCGGGATCCGGTGACCACGCCCCTGGAAACCGGCATCAAGTCCGTGGACGCCCTCATCCCCATCGGCCGGGGACAGCGCGAACTCATCCTCGGCGACCGCCAGACCGGCAAAACATCCATTGCCGTGGACACCATCATCAACCAGAAGGACAAGGATGTCCTGTGCGTGTATTGCGCCATTGGCCAGCGGGCAGCAGGTACGGCCACGGTCATTCACGACCTGCGCGAACACGGAGCCATGGAGTACACCACCGTGGTGGTGGTCGACGGTGACGATCCCCCGGGGCTGCAATTCATTGCCCCGTACGCAGCCACGTCCATTGCCGAACATTTCATGGAACAGGGACATGACGTGCTCATTGTGTACGACGATCTGACCCGACACGCCCAGGCCTACCGGGAACTGTCCCTGCTTTTGGAACGCCCGCCCGGACGCGAGGCCTTTCCCGGAGACATATTCTATGTTCATTCCCGGCTTCTGGAACGTTCAACCCATCTGCGCAAGGAGTATGGAGGCGGTTCCCTGACGGGCCTGCCCATCATTGAAACCGAGGCCCAGAACATTTCCGCCTACATCCCCACCAACCTCATTTCCATTACCGACGGCCAGATCTACCTCTCGCCGGACCTGTTTCAGAAAGGGGTTCTCCCTGCCGTGGACGTGGGCAAATCCGTGTCCCGGGTCGGGGGCAAGACCCAGTATCCGGCATTTCGCTCGGTTGCCGGGCAGCTCCGGCTTTCCTACTCCCAATTCGAGGAGCTGGAGGCCTTTTCCCGATTCGGAACCAGACTGGATGACGCCACCATGGCAACCATTGAACACGGCCGCAGGGTCAGGGAAGTACTCAAGCAGAAACCGTTCTCTCCGTTGAGCAGTGCCGAACAGATAGCCGTGCTTCTGGCCGTGTCCGGCAATCTTCTCGACACCGTGCCCCTGGAAGACATCCCGGCCATGGAAACACGCATCAGGGAATTCATGCCCCAGCTTCCCGAAATCAGCGCTGCCATCCAGGACAACACCCCCCTTTCCAGCGACCAGCAGGGGACCCTGCTCGCCCGCATGGCCGAGCACCTCGGCATCCAGCCTCCGGACCTGCCAACAACATGA
- a CDS encoding F0F1 ATP synthase subunit gamma: MEALKKKIHSAGELFSLVKTMKALAAVNMRQYETALASLQEYFATVETGLQAVLARVPKRPAGSRLQGRDTRGYILFGSDQGMCGSFNEQVTEATRTHWEHARQQEQNMSVLTVGERLVHDLAGRVYHAFSLPTQIRGITTRAQEILAVMDRWQQEQGIRTIVIVHNKPVHPTGFKTTTTRLLPMDQTWYEQLAHRKWPSRQIPLTTVELDVLLSRFSSQYLFASLHRIMAESMVAENSARLAAMQAAERNIEELLGELTSHYHRERQNRITEELLDIIVGFATIRKQHHPREEMPKTSRQ, encoded by the coding sequence ATGGAAGCATTGAAAAAAAAGATCCACAGCGCAGGCGAACTCTTTTCCCTGGTCAAGACCATGAAGGCCCTGGCTGCGGTGAACATGCGCCAGTACGAGACCGCACTGGCGTCCCTGCAGGAGTATTTTGCAACAGTGGAAACCGGATTGCAGGCCGTGCTTGCCCGGGTCCCCAAACGTCCGGCCGGCAGCAGGCTGCAGGGGCGGGATACCCGCGGCTATATTCTGTTCGGATCCGACCAGGGCATGTGCGGATCGTTCAATGAACAGGTGACCGAGGCCACGCGCACCCACTGGGAACACGCCAGGCAGCAGGAACAGAACATGAGCGTGCTCACCGTGGGAGAACGGTTGGTTCACGACCTTGCCGGCAGGGTGTATCACGCGTTTTCCCTGCCGACCCAGATACGGGGCATCACCACAAGGGCCCAGGAAATCCTGGCCGTCATGGATCGCTGGCAGCAGGAACAGGGCATCCGCACCATTGTCATCGTGCATAACAAGCCTGTCCATCCCACGGGATTCAAGACCACCACAACCCGACTGCTGCCCATGGACCAGACCTGGTACGAGCAGCTGGCCCACAGAAAATGGCCTTCCAGACAGATCCCCCTGACTACCGTGGAACTGGACGTGCTCCTTTCCCGGTTCAGCAGCCAGTACCTGTTTGCTTCCCTCCACCGGATCATGGCCGAATCCATGGTGGCGGAAAACAGCGCCCGTTTGGCCGCCATGCAGGCGGCCGAAAGAAACATTGAGGAACTTCTGGGCGAACTGACCAGCCACTATCACAGGGAACGCCAGAACCGGATCACCGAAGAGCTCCTGGACATCATCGTGGGCTTTGCAACCATCCGCAAACAGCACCATCCCCGGGAAGAGATGCCCAAAACGTCCCGCCAGTAA
- a CDS encoding YkgJ family cysteine cluster protein: MSTNDRTDAFLDQHSQLQPLDPFTFSCHPGVCCFNACCSRLRLILTPYDVYRLHCSLHLPSDQVLHEYADLHIAPDTGLPCFHLRMLEDEKGSCPFLGEKGCSVYTNRPGACRAYPLGRAARIDTDGHKEERFFFIRENHCKGFGEHQTWTPTTWMANQGLIPYNASNDRYMSLMTRQQNAAVRITPQKLGMVLMALYNVDGFQDFISRMSLLDRLDMTSARKQAILHEEEQTLAFGFDWVEMILFGSSSNIRPLH; this comes from the coding sequence ATGTCTACCAATGATCGTACGGATGCCTTTCTGGACCAACACTCGCAGCTGCAACCCCTTGATCCCTTTACCTTCAGTTGTCACCCCGGGGTGTGCTGTTTCAATGCCTGCTGCAGCAGACTGCGTCTCATTCTGACCCCTTATGATGTCTACAGACTGCATTGCTCCCTGCACCTTCCTTCCGACCAGGTTCTGCACGAGTATGCGGATTTGCACATTGCCCCGGACACGGGCCTGCCCTGTTTTCATCTCCGGATGCTTGAAGACGAAAAGGGATCGTGTCCCTTTCTTGGGGAAAAGGGGTGTTCGGTCTACACCAACCGCCCCGGGGCCTGCCGGGCCTATCCCCTGGGCCGGGCGGCCCGGATTGATACTGACGGGCACAAGGAGGAACGGTTTTTCTTTATCCGGGAAAACCATTGCAAGGGATTTGGGGAACACCAGACTTGGACCCCGACCACATGGATGGCCAATCAGGGACTCATCCCATACAACGCCAGTAATGACAGGTACATGAGTCTCATGACCAGGCAGCAAAACGCCGCAGTCAGGATCACTCCCCAAAAGCTGGGCATGGTCCTCATGGCCCTGTACAATGTGGACGGATTCCAGGATTTCATCTCCCGCATGTCCCTGCTGGATCGTCTGGACATGACCTCTGCACGCAAGCAGGCCATTTTGCACGAAGAAGAACAAACCCTGGCGTTTGGATTTGATTGGGTGGAAATGATCCTTTTCGGATCCAGCAGCAACATCCGGCCCCTGCATTGA
- the mutY gene encoding A/G-specific adenine glycosylase → MDFAHLFQNALLDWFATHRRDLPWRRDYAPYKVWISEIMLQQTQMERGVEYFNRWMARFPDIRSVALAHEDEILRAWEGLGYYRRARNLHKTARIIVADHNGVFPRQPDELAALPGIGPYTAAAIASIAFEKPVPVVDANVSRVLARIFDVDTLITARETRSFITAQAARLLPASRARDFNQAIMELGALVCKKSPVCIQCPLQSLCASLEKGNMLERPVTPKPPTTIPLTMVAGVLVHQGQVFIQKRPDNAVWANLWEFPGGKVIPGEPLETAVAREFFRQTRLSVIPGRKVAEIKHSYTRYRITLHAFCCSTNPPVHPVLHTALEYRWVRPDTLNQLAFPTSHRKLIRLLFGSSQHGLHPGSGSVPIPEQGPDIAP, encoded by the coding sequence ATGGACTTCGCGCATTTGTTTCAAAACGCCCTGCTCGACTGGTTTGCCACCCACCGCCGGGACCTTCCCTGGCGGAGGGACTACGCCCCGTACAAGGTCTGGATCTCCGAAATCATGCTCCAGCAGACCCAGATGGAAAGGGGCGTGGAATACTTCAACCGGTGGATGGCACGCTTCCCGGACATCCGCAGCGTGGCCTTGGCCCACGAGGATGAAATCCTGCGTGCATGGGAAGGTCTCGGGTATTACAGAAGAGCCAGAAACCTGCACAAGACGGCCAGGATCATTGTTGCCGACCACAACGGCGTCTTTCCCCGACAGCCCGACGAACTGGCCGCCCTGCCCGGCATTGGTCCCTACACGGCTGCCGCCATTGCCAGCATTGCCTTTGAAAAACCCGTCCCTGTTGTTGACGCCAATGTATCCCGGGTTCTGGCACGGATCTTTGATGTCGATACCCTGATCACCGCCAGGGAGACCCGCTCGTTCATCACTGCCCAGGCGGCCCGTCTTCTGCCTGCCTCACGGGCCAGGGATTTCAACCAGGCCATCATGGAACTTGGCGCTCTGGTCTGCAAAAAATCTCCTGTATGCATACAATGCCCCCTGCAATCCCTGTGCGCGTCCCTGGAAAAGGGGAACATGCTTGAACGTCCGGTCACGCCAAAGCCCCCCACAACCATTCCCCTGACCATGGTTGCCGGGGTGCTTGTCCACCAGGGTCAGGTCTTTATCCAGAAACGACCTGACAATGCCGTGTGGGCCAACCTGTGGGAGTTTCCCGGTGGAAAGGTTATTCCGGGGGAACCCCTTGAAACAGCGGTTGCCAGGGAATTTTTCCGGCAAACCCGGTTGTCGGTCATACCCGGCCGCAAGGTGGCCGAGATCAAACACAGCTACACCCGATACAGGATCACCCTGCACGCCTTTTGCTGCTCCACCAATCCCCCCGTCCATCCGGTTCTGCACACGGCTCTGGAGTACAGGTGGGTCCGTCCGGACACGCTGAACCAGCTGGCCTTTCCCACCAGTCACAGAAAGCTGATCCGCCTGCTTTTTGGCAGCAGCCAGCACGGTCTGCACCCCGGAAGCGGATCCGTTCCCATACCCGAACAGGGGCCGGACATCGCCCCATAA
- a CDS encoding ATP-dependent 6-phosphofructokinase → MSIQINTSIDVLGTPKIKSTLPFGPFVAPEEKVVIHVGPDVIDEAGNEQLLLPFEEAGPRETIYFDPPKTKCALVTCGGLCPGLNDVIRSIVMEAHHHYHVAATIGIRYGLQGFIPDYCHDIMELTPENVTAIHEFGGTILASSRGPQPPEEIVDALERMNINILFMIGGDGTMRAAKAINQKIRNRNLKIAVIGIPKTIDNDIHFVPKSFGFDSAVAKATEAIRCAHVEAQGAPYGIGIVKLMGRESGFIAAEATLALKDVNFVLIPEQSFELKGENGFLQALENRLISRKHAVIVVAEGAGQHLCNVSRKKDASGNPVLGDICDVLRTEIKKHFKKKGLPITLKYIDPSYIIRSIPANAHDRVYCGFLGQHAVHAGMAGKTNMVVTRLQDRYVYLPLNLVTQKRRKLNIQSMYWRSVLESTGQPQFLKQ, encoded by the coding sequence ATGTCCATACAGATCAACACATCCATTGATGTTCTCGGGACCCCCAAAATCAAGAGCACCCTTCCCTTTGGCCCGTTTGTGGCTCCCGAAGAAAAAGTCGTCATTCATGTGGGACCCGATGTCATTGACGAAGCGGGCAACGAACAATTGCTCCTTCCCTTTGAAGAGGCCGGGCCCAGGGAAACCATCTATTTTGATCCGCCCAAGACCAAATGCGCTCTGGTAACCTGCGGCGGTCTCTGCCCCGGGCTCAATGATGTCATCAGGTCCATTGTCATGGAAGCCCATCATCATTACCATGTTGCCGCAACCATAGGCATTCGCTATGGTTTGCAAGGGTTCATTCCGGACTATTGTCACGACATCATGGAATTGACCCCGGAAAACGTGACCGCCATCCACGAATTCGGGGGAACCATTCTGGCCTCGTCCAGGGGCCCCCAGCCTCCCGAAGAAATTGTCGATGCACTGGAACGGATGAACATCAACATCCTGTTCATGATCGGCGGGGACGGCACCATGCGGGCGGCCAAAGCCATCAATCAGAAGATCAGGAACCGAAACCTGAAGATCGCTGTCATCGGCATCCCCAAAACCATCGACAACGACATTCATTTCGTGCCCAAGTCCTTTGGATTCGATTCAGCCGTGGCCAAGGCGACCGAGGCCATCAGGTGCGCCCATGTGGAGGCCCAGGGCGCTCCCTACGGCATTGGCATTGTCAAGCTCATGGGCCGGGAATCGGGGTTTATTGCTGCCGAGGCCACGTTGGCCCTCAAGGATGTCAATTTTGTGCTCATCCCCGAACAATCCTTTGAACTCAAGGGAGAAAACGGCTTTTTACAGGCTTTGGAAAACAGATTGATCAGTCGCAAGCACGCCGTTATCGTGGTGGCCGAAGGGGCTGGCCAGCATCTGTGCAACGTGAGCAGAAAAAAAGATGCCTCGGGCAATCCGGTTCTCGGGGATATCTGTGACGTGCTCCGCACGGAAATCAAAAAACACTTCAAAAAAAAGGGGTTGCCCATCACCCTGAAATACATTGATCCAAGCTACATCATCCGATCCATTCCGGCCAATGCCCATGATCGCGTATATTGCGGATTTCTGGGCCAGCACGCCGTGCATGCCGGCATGGCCGGCAAAACCAACATGGTGGTGACCCGACTGCAGGACCGCTATGTCTACCTGCCCTTGAACCTGGTCACCCAGAAACGACGAAAACTGAACATCCAATCCATGTACTGGCGTTCCGTGCTTGAATCCACGGGGCAACCCCAATTTCTCAAGCAATGA
- a CDS encoding VOC family protein, whose protein sequence is MIHYTGINHLAMATKDMDTTIRFWRDLLEMPLVAGLGHEGYRQYFFSISDHDMIAFFEWPQVENLPEKDHGVPVKGPFAFDHIALEVDAQEDLWLLKDRLEANDIWVSEVVDHGFILSIYTFDPNNIPIEFSTPVREVDLRAQPQMHDKTPTPRGREGSLPRPDMWKQPDRPTPLKDRMIYPGEGMVFRKPIGK, encoded by the coding sequence ATGATACACTATACGGGCATCAACCACCTGGCCATGGCCACCAAAGACATGGACACCACGATCCGATTCTGGAGGGATCTTCTGGAGATGCCCCTGGTCGCCGGGCTTGGCCATGAGGGCTACCGGCAATATTTTTTCTCCATCTCGGACCATGACATGATCGCCTTTTTTGAGTGGCCCCAGGTGGAAAACCTTCCCGAAAAGGACCACGGCGTTCCGGTCAAGGGACCCTTTGCCTTTGATCACATCGCCCTGGAGGTGGATGCACAAGAGGATCTGTGGCTGCTCAAGGACCGGCTGGAGGCCAACGACATCTGGGTTTCCGAGGTTGTTGACCACGGATTCATCCTGTCCATCTACACCTTTGACCCCAACAACATCCCCATTGAATTCAGCACCCCGGTGAGGGAAGTGGATCTTCGCGCCCAACCCCAGATGCATGACAAAACGCCCACACCACGGGGCAGGGAGGGCTCCCTCCCCCGGCCCGACATGTGGAAGCAGCCAGACAGGCCCACTCCTCTCAAAGACCGCATGATCTATCCCGGTGAAGGGATGGTCTTCAGAAAACCCATTGGCAAGTAG
- a CDS encoding SIR2 family NAD-dependent protein deacylase translates to MNTHQIERVAERMSRSAHCVVFTGAGISVESGIPPFRGADGLWSRYDPACLDISFFHNHPRDAWKAIREIFYDFMGRAEPNRAHQGIARLEQMDIVKSVITQNIDNLHQQAGSRVVCEYHGTTRTLSCTGCGRTIEAIKADLTTLPPGCADCGGVMKPDFVFFGEPIPEQAAQFSREEAGRADCMLIIGTTGEVMPASLLPPLAKDNGCFMVEINTEPSAYTKDITDVFLQGTATDMVSALVDAVERGKETLPGP, encoded by the coding sequence ATGAACACTCATCAGATCGAACGGGTTGCCGAACGCATGAGCAGATCGGCACATTGTGTGGTTTTTACCGGAGCGGGCATTTCCGTGGAAAGCGGTATTCCCCCGTTTCGGGGGGCAGACGGGCTGTGGTCGCGATATGATCCCGCCTGCCTGGACATCTCCTTTTTTCACAATCATCCGCGCGATGCCTGGAAGGCGATCCGGGAAATCTTCTACGATTTCATGGGCAGGGCCGAACCCAACAGGGCCCACCAGGGAATTGCCCGGCTGGAACAGATGGACATTGTCAAATCGGTGATCACCCAGAACATTGACAACCTGCATCAGCAGGCCGGCAGCCGGGTGGTCTGCGAGTATCACGGAACCACCAGAACGCTCAGTTGCACCGGGTGCGGAAGAACCATTGAAGCGATCAAGGCCGACCTGACAACCCTGCCTCCTGGATGCGCGGATTGCGGCGGGGTCATGAAGCCTGATTTCGTGTTTTTTGGTGAACCCATCCCCGAGCAGGCGGCCCAGTTCTCCAGGGAAGAGGCGGGCAGGGCCGATTGCATGCTCATCATCGGCACTACCGGCGAGGTTATGCCCGCCAGTCTGCTTCCCCCACTGGCCAAAGACAATGGGTGTTTCATGGTGGAGATCAATACGGAACCATCCGCCTATACCAAGGATATCACGGATGTGTTTCTGCAGGGAACAGCAACGGACATGGTCTCGGCCCTGGTGGATGCCGTGGAAAGGGGGAAGGAAACCCTGCCGGGCCCATGA
- the greA gene encoding transcription elongation factor GreA, protein MDSIPISVQGLEKVHKELEELKKERPLVVQAIKEAREEGDLRENAGYDAAKERQGLLEAKINYLESRIPRFNVIDLDTLDGDVVTFGATVKLEDLDTGEEKTYTLLGPDESDVDRGIISVLSPVGQALLGKEEGDEVIVDAPRGKIEYEIISVTFKGSGTK, encoded by the coding sequence ATGGATAGCATCCCCATTTCCGTTCAAGGATTGGAAAAAGTGCACAAGGAACTTGAGGAGCTCAAAAAGGAGCGCCCTCTCGTTGTTCAGGCCATCAAGGAAGCCCGAGAAGAAGGCGACCTGCGGGAAAACGCCGGTTATGACGCAGCCAAGGAACGTCAAGGACTGCTGGAGGCCAAGATCAACTATCTTGAATCGCGGATTCCGCGTTTCAATGTCATTGATCTGGATACATTGGATGGCGATGTGGTTACCTTTGGGGCAACGGTCAAACTCGAAGATCTGGATACCGGCGAGGAAAAGACCTACACCCTGCTTGGTCCGGACGAATCCGATGTTGACCGGGGTATCATTTCTGTTCTCTCGCCCGTTGGCCAGGCCCTTTTGGGCAAGGAAGAAGGCGACGAGGTCATTGTGGACGCTCCCCGGGGCAAAATCGAATACGAAATCATATCCGTGACCTTCAAGGGATCGGGCACCAAATAG
- a CDS encoding DUF1566 domain-containing protein, producing the protein MPHVLWTGQQLCYDASGRPIDCQGSGQDAATRGSHTFSNRFMPEGNGLVRDQATGLIWTQTANFGQFPMTWQDALNLVRTMNRDGYAHHRDWRLPNRRELRSLISYGNKNPALPASHPFEEVFLGWYWSSTTAAIAPDHAWYVHLEGGRMFYGKKDQFALTWPVCGQSINLPKTGQTLCHDSAGRNIPCTDSGQDGALRQGLPWPHPRFTLQGDVVHDNLTGLVWLRNARAFPKTMTWEQALASVAGLTTAGRSWRLPTINELESLVDASTFSPALPAHHPFLSVQQAYWSSTSSFFEPDWAHVLYLHKGAVGVGWKPKPEFHVWPVSC; encoded by the coding sequence ATGCCCCATGTTCTGTGGACCGGGCAACAACTCTGTTACGATGCCTCGGGCAGACCCATTGATTGCCAGGGATCGGGACAGGACGCGGCAACAAGGGGAAGCCACACGTTCTCAAACCGTTTCATGCCTGAAGGAAACGGGCTTGTACGTGATCAGGCAACCGGGCTCATATGGACGCAAACAGCCAATTTCGGCCAGTTCCCCATGACCTGGCAGGATGCGCTGAACCTGGTCCGAACCATGAACAGGGACGGGTACGCCCATCACCGGGACTGGCGACTTCCCAACCGCAGGGAATTGCGCAGCCTCATCAGCTACGGGAACAAAAACCCTGCCCTGCCCGCATCCCATCCCTTTGAAGAAGTCTTTTTGGGGTGGTACTGGTCCTCGACCACAGCAGCCATTGCCCCGGACCATGCCTGGTATGTCCATCTTGAAGGGGGGCGCATGTTCTACGGCAAAAAGGACCAGTTCGCCCTCACATGGCCTGTTTGCGGACAATCCATCAACCTGCCAAAAACCGGACAAACCCTGTGTCATGACAGCGCCGGTCGGAACATCCCCTGTACTGATTCGGGTCAGGATGGCGCGCTCCGGCAGGGATTGCCCTGGCCACATCCCCGTTTCACGCTCCAGGGGGACGTTGTTCACGACAACCTGACCGGGCTGGTCTGGCTTCGGAATGCCCGGGCGTTCCCGAAAACCATGACCTGGGAACAGGCCCTTGCAAGCGTGGCAGGCCTCACCACGGCGGGTCGATCCTGGCGGTTGCCAACCATCAACGAGCTGGAATCCCTGGTGGATGCCTCCACCTTCAGCCCGGCTTTGCCGGCCCATCATCCCTTCCTGTCGGTGCAGCAGGCCTACTGGTCGTCAACATCCAGCTTTTTTGAACCCGACTGGGCCCATGTCCTGTATCTGCACAAGGGTGCCGTGGGCGTGGGCTGGAAACCCAAACCCGAATTTCACGTCTGGCCCGTGAGCTGCTGA